The Podospora pseudocomata strain CBS 415.72m chromosome 1 map unlocalized CBS415.72m_1, whole genome shotgun sequence genome has a segment encoding these proteins:
- a CDS encoding uncharacterized protein (CAZy:CE3; EggNog:ENOG503PGQZ; COG:S): protein MRFFASTIVAGLAATAAGQKVKVMLLGDSITEISCWRPLVWTQLTSAGLANNVDFVGSMSNLQGKCSRPAGFDPNHEGHSGWQAYDIARNNIAGWVQSTKPDIVQFMLGTNDVNIGKRNVQSILDSYTTMLNAMRAANPKVKVIIDKLIPTSWSDATIEAVNNAIPGWAQQHTTSQSPIVVADCSRAAGFTNNMLEGDGVHPNSQGDQFIARQVGPKLIQFINDVQGGSGNPTPTNAVPTPTSTPATTLVTSTASSPQPTGGNCAALYGQCGGQGFNGPTCCSQGTCRASNQWYSQCL from the exons ATGAGGTTCTTCGCTTCCACCATTGTTGCTGGCCTTGCTGCCACTGCGGCCGGTCAAAAGGTCAAAGTTA TGCTACTCGGTGACTCCATCACTGAGATCAGCTGCTGGAGACCTCTAGTATGGACTCAACTCACCTCCGCCGGGCTGGCAAACAACGTCGACTTTGTCGGGAGCATGAGCAATCTCCAGGGAAAGTGCTCAAGGCCGGCAGGCTTTGACCCCAACCACGAAGGCCACTCAGGCTGGCAAGCGTACGACATTGCGAGGAACAACATCGCCGGCTGGGTCCAGAGCACCAAGCCTGATATTGTCCAGTTCATGCTCGGCACCAACGACGTCAACATCGGCAAGCGGAACGTGCAGAGCATCTTGGATTCGTACACGACCATGCTCAATGCTATGCGGGCTGCGAATCCGAAGGTGAAGGTTATT ATCGACAAGCTCATCCCAACAAGCTGGAGTGACGCAACGATCGAGGCCGTCAACAATGCCATCCCTGGCTGGGCACAGCAACACACCACATCTCAATCCCCCATCGTCGTCGCGGATTGCTCACGGGCTGCCGGGTTCACCAACAACATGctcgagggtgatggtgtccACCCTAACAGCCAGGGTGATCAGTTCATCGCGAGACAAGTCGGTCCCAAGCTGATCCAGTTCATCAACGACGTCCAAGGTGGATCTggcaacccaacccccaccaacgCCGTGCCAACGCCGACATCGACACCTGCGACAACTTTGGTTACCAGCACGGCGAGCTCCCCTCAGCCGACAGGCGGAAACTGCGCTGCGTTATATGGGCAATGCGGAGGTCAGGGTTTCAACGGGCCGACATGCTGCTCGCAGGGTACTTGCAGGGCCTCTAACCAATGGTACTCGCAGTGCTTGTAA
- a CDS encoding uncharacterized protein (antiSMASH:Cluster_5; COG:S; EggNog:ENOG503P433): MAPKSLAITAVYLLLSLASATPVTLEARDLLNPIGPTATAEQEKWCPALDYDTYSCYNTVAISPTGQLNSGQDPGKSQNKILSFCHKEDCLTKPNIYVQSKCNNGWCAHMYDYYFESDFGIGGREHIAVWVQNGQLKFVSASKHGKWNIRFPGQNPKIRIEGSTHAKIMLLGTHAFRYANGGDEPPENHWQSWRWRIGAGLLKWDSIAGNLRTTLSQKDWGKAEVAVRDKGGKA; encoded by the exons ATGGCTCCCAAGTCTCTCGCCATCACGGCGGTGTaccttctcctctctctcgctTCCGCAACCCCTGTCACCCTCGAAGCAAGAGATCTCCTGAATCCCATTGGACCAACTGCCACGGCCGAGCAGGAGAAATGGTGCCCGGCTCTCGACTATGACACCTACAGCTGCTACAACACCGTGGCCATCTCCCCGACCGGCCAGCTCAACAGCGGCCAGGACCCTGGCAAGAGCCAGAACAAAATCCTCAGCTTCTGCCACAAAGAGGACTGCCTCACCAAGCCCAACATCTACGTCCAGTCCAAGTGCAACAACGGCTGGTGCGCCCATATGTACGACTACTACTTCGAGTCCGACTTCGGCATCGGCGGCCGGGAGCACATCGCCGTCTGGGTTCAGAACGGACAGCTCAAGTTCGTCTCTGCTTCCAAGCACGGCAAGTGGAACATCCGCTTCCCTGGGCAGAACCCCAAGATTCGTATTGAGGGAAGCACTCACGCCAAGATT ATGCTGCTGGGTACCCATGCCTTCCGCTATGCGAACGGCGGTGATGAGCCTCCTGAGAACCACTGGCAGAGCTGGCGTTGGCGCATTGGTGCCGGTCTGCTGAAGTGGGACTCGATCGCCGGCAACCTGCGCACTACGCTGTCTCAAAAGGATTGGGGTAAGGCTGAGGTGGCTGTTAGGGACAAGGGTGGCAAGGCCTAG
- a CDS encoding uncharacterized protein (antiSMASH:Cluster_5) yields the protein MPQAPQIELLPLKAAGSPSKKAQESPTVDATSTRAQWVSSYGNKPPKKGASFSDHWLPVGPGYLDLDALESGYHAHLMIMHDSTSWLQSGMTAIKGFMRRFAQGYGTASQCLLEEAIRRGAVLPVHRLLFIEAI from the exons ATGCCCCAGGCACCTCAAATAGAATTGCTGCCGCTCAAAGCCGCTGGTAGCCCCTCCAAAAAAGCTCAAGAGAGCCCCACCGTGGATGCAACAAGCACTCGGGCACAGTGGGTGTCCTCCTATGGTAACAAACCCCCGAAGAAGGGAGCGTCGTTTTCAGACCATTGG cTTCCTGTCGGTCCCGGTTACTTGGACCTTGATGCACTCGAGTCTGGCTACCATGCCCACTTGATGATCATGCACGACTCGACTTCTTGGCTTCAGTCCGGGATGACGGCCATCAAGGGTTTCATGCGCAGGTTCGCTCAAGGCTATGGCACTGCCAGCCAATGTTTGTTGGAGGAAGCCATTCGACGGGGTGCTGTACTGCCGGTGCACCGCCTGCTATTCATTGAGGCAATCTGA